One genomic segment of Nonomuraea coxensis DSM 45129 includes these proteins:
- a CDS encoding acetyl-CoA carboxylase biotin carboxylase subunit translates to MTQAGGAGPPFETVLVANRGEIALRVVRTCREMGIRTVVVHSTADRDSAAVRLADEAVQIGPPAPRQSYLYPPAIIEAAVSTGAQAVHPGYGFLSENPDFAEICARNGLTFIGPPPEVMARLGDKALARRLMADAGLPVLPGTRDPVSTVAELVPAARRIGLPLIVKASAGGGGRGMAVVRTWEELVPVFRAMRATARSVFGDPGVYLERFWERAKHVEVQVLADEHGAVLHLGERDCSVQRRHQKLVEETPAPRLAEGMARRLAEYAVAGAKSVGYTGAGTFEFLVDGEEAAFIEVNSRLQVEHPVTEMVTGIDLVREQIRVAAGLPLPVGQEEVRPRGVALECRVNAEDPERRFAPCPGELTEFVPPGGPFVRVDTHGYPGWRISPDYDSLLAKVVVWAPEREQALARMERALAEFRIRGEGVRTTRDLLRGVMGHPVFRAGTHTTSLLDGTDEPDGDTAPAG, encoded by the coding sequence ATGACGCAGGCAGGCGGCGCCGGCCCGCCCTTCGAGACGGTGCTGGTCGCCAACCGGGGCGAGATCGCGCTGCGCGTGGTGCGTACGTGCAGGGAGATGGGGATCCGCACGGTCGTCGTGCACTCCACCGCCGACCGCGACTCCGCGGCCGTGCGCCTGGCCGACGAGGCGGTGCAGATCGGGCCGCCGGCCCCGAGACAGAGCTACCTGTATCCGCCGGCCATCATCGAGGCCGCCGTGAGCACGGGCGCGCAGGCCGTGCACCCCGGCTACGGGTTCCTGTCCGAGAACCCGGACTTCGCGGAGATCTGCGCGCGCAACGGACTGACGTTCATCGGCCCGCCGCCCGAGGTGATGGCCCGGCTGGGCGACAAGGCGCTGGCCCGGCGGCTGATGGCGGACGCCGGGCTGCCGGTGCTGCCCGGCACCCGCGACCCGGTGAGCACCGTCGCCGAGCTGGTCCCCGCGGCCAGGCGGATCGGCCTGCCGCTGATCGTCAAGGCGTCGGCGGGCGGCGGCGGGCGCGGGATGGCCGTGGTCAGGACGTGGGAGGAGCTGGTCCCGGTGTTCCGCGCGATGCGGGCCACCGCCCGCTCGGTGTTCGGCGACCCCGGGGTCTACCTGGAGCGGTTCTGGGAGCGGGCCAAGCACGTCGAGGTCCAGGTGCTCGCCGACGAGCACGGCGCCGTCCTGCACCTCGGCGAGCGGGACTGCTCGGTGCAGCGCCGCCACCAGAAGCTGGTCGAGGAGACCCCGGCGCCGCGGCTGGCCGAGGGGATGGCCCGGCGGCTGGCCGAGTACGCCGTGGCCGGGGCGAAGTCCGTCGGCTACACCGGGGCGGGCACGTTCGAGTTCCTGGTCGACGGGGAGGAGGCCGCGTTCATCGAGGTGAACTCGCGGCTGCAGGTCGAGCATCCGGTGACGGAGATGGTGACCGGCATCGACCTGGTACGGGAGCAGATCAGGGTCGCGGCCGGCCTGCCGCTCCCGGTCGGGCAGGAGGAGGTGCGCCCGCGCGGCGTCGCGCTGGAGTGCCGGGTCAACGCCGAGGATCCGGAGCGGCGGTTCGCGCCGTGTCCGGGCGAGCTGACCGAGTTCGTGCCGCCGGGCGGCCCCTTCGTGCGGGTGGACACGCACGGCTACCCCGGCTGGCGGATCTCGCCCGACTACGACTCGCTGCTGGCGAAGGTCGTGGTGTGGGCGCCGGAACGGGAGCAGGCGCTCGCCCGGATGGAGCGCGCGCTGGCCGAGTTCCGCATCCGCGGCGAGGGCGTGCGCACGACGCGGGACCTGCTCCGGGGCGTCATGGGGCACCCGGTGTTCCGCGCCGGCACGCACACCACGTCGTTGCTGGACGGGACGGACGAGCCGGACGGCGACACCGCGCCGGCCGGTTGA
- a CDS encoding acyltransferase family protein: MTTGIGAPRDLARERRPEFDVMRLVVVVGLVFFHTSLVFGSRDGFYVTNAGTGDAPFLVTGLVAAVCVVWAMPLLFLIAGFGAWHSIRRRGPGGFAAERLRRLGVPFVVAMVTVAPIPQWLRLRTEPGHHESYLAFLPRFFAVRPAPADFPFVLRGTYFETGHLWFLVLLLCFSLLLAPLVRRLPRGLARRLRAAPARVAALPGGTLLFGLPVAATAAAAGLEETMGGWNRWAYAVFFLYGFLLVTHGTFPAAIRRDAVPAAVAGIALLAASVPGFAALTEPGADAFTGLTPLAAGVRALYGLAGWCLVVVILRMLGRTPPALGRAVAPDRPLGRLYGYLAPAALPLYVLHQPIVVAVAFLVVGWDAPALVEYLVIVVLSLALTVAAYDVLVRRTRLTAFLFGLRRPGQEGSIRR, from the coding sequence ATGACGACCGGCATCGGGGCGCCTCGTGACCTGGCGCGGGAACGGCGCCCCGAGTTCGACGTCATGCGCCTGGTCGTGGTCGTGGGCCTGGTGTTCTTCCACACGTCGCTGGTCTTCGGCTCGCGTGACGGCTTCTACGTCACGAACGCCGGGACCGGCGACGCGCCCTTCCTCGTCACCGGTCTCGTCGCCGCCGTCTGCGTCGTCTGGGCGATGCCCCTGCTCTTCCTCATCGCGGGGTTCGGGGCGTGGCACTCGATTCGCCGCCGGGGGCCGGGCGGGTTCGCGGCCGAGCGGCTGCGGCGGCTGGGCGTGCCGTTCGTCGTGGCGATGGTGACCGTCGCGCCGATCCCGCAGTGGTTACGGTTACGGACCGAGCCCGGCCACCACGAGTCCTACCTGGCGTTCCTGCCGAGGTTCTTCGCCGTGCGGCCGGCGCCGGCGGACTTCCCGTTCGTCCTGCGGGGCACGTACTTCGAGACCGGGCACCTGTGGTTCCTCGTGCTGCTGCTGTGCTTCTCCCTGCTGCTCGCCCCCCTGGTGCGCCGGCTGCCCCGGGGCCTCGCCCGGCGGCTGCGCGCCGCTCCCGCGCGGGTGGCCGCCCTGCCGGGCGGGACGCTGCTGTTCGGCCTCCCGGTCGCGGCGACCGCCGCCGCGGCCGGGCTGGAGGAGACGATGGGCGGCTGGAACCGCTGGGCCTACGCGGTGTTCTTCCTGTACGGGTTCCTGCTCGTCACCCACGGCACCTTCCCCGCCGCGATCCGCCGTGACGCGGTGCCCGCGGCCGTGGCGGGGATCGCGCTGCTGGCCGCGAGCGTGCCGGGGTTCGCCGCCCTGACGGAGCCGGGCGCGGACGCGTTCACCGGCCTGACGCCCCTGGCGGCCGGGGTGCGCGCGCTCTACGGCCTGGCGGGATGGTGCCTGGTGGTCGTGATCCTGCGCATGCTCGGCCGTACGCCGCCCGCCCTCGGCCGCGCCGTCGCCCCGGACCGGCCGCTCGGCCGCCTCTACGGCTACCTGGCCCCCGCCGCCCTGCCCCTGTACGTCCTGCACCAGCCGATCGTCGTGGCCGTGGCCTTCCTCGTCGTCGGGTGGGACGCTCCGGCCCTGGTGGAGTACCTGGTCATCGTCGTGCTGTCGCTCGCGCTCACCGTGGCCGCGTACGACGTCCTGGTGCGCCGCACCCGCCTGACCGCCTTCCTGTTCGGCCTGCGCCGGCCGGGCCAGGAGGGCTCGATCCGCCGTTGA
- the accD gene encoding acetyl-CoA carboxylase, carboxyltransferase subunit beta codes for MNGAEYFGKAAVGTRAEAEWIVCRSCKLLLYGKRFTRHAKVCPECGWHSSLTATERLALLLDPGSTTTVQPGASVRDPLGFTDLKPYAGRLAAARQATGLDDAVLVAHGTVHDRPVVVAAMDFRFLGGSLGSAAGEAVATAAETALGCGSPLLLVTASGGARMQEGVISLMQMARTSNAMAAMDEAGLLTLTLITDPTFGGVSASFVTLADVLIAEPGARMGFAGPRVIEQTVRQRLPERFQTAEFLLEHGLVDTVLPRPEVPRTVANLLGVADAPDERWGADVRDPMVRDPARLAAPPVEETVRRARELGRPTTLDHIAGWLDDFAELRGDRSGEDCRALVGGLARLDGLPVMVIGHQKGHDLDALVHHNFGMPSPAGYRKAARLMRLAAKLRVPVITLIDTPGAHPGVDAERGGQAHAIAECLRVMGSLPVPIVAVVNGEGGSGGALALAVADRVLMCENAIYSVISPEGCAAILWRDAERRAEAAAALRLNARSMLELGVIDGVVPEPAGGAHNRPDRAGRLVHDAVVCALRDLRRLPGVQLVSARRARFRRFGSPAA; via the coding sequence ATGAACGGCGCCGAGTACTTCGGCAAGGCCGCTGTAGGGACGCGCGCGGAGGCGGAGTGGATCGTCTGCCGGAGCTGCAAGCTGCTGCTGTACGGCAAGCGGTTCACCCGCCACGCGAAGGTGTGCCCCGAGTGCGGCTGGCACAGCTCCCTGACCGCGACCGAACGGCTCGCCCTCCTGCTCGACCCCGGCTCGACCACCACCGTCCAGCCGGGGGCGTCGGTGCGCGACCCTCTCGGGTTCACGGACCTGAAGCCCTACGCGGGCAGGCTGGCGGCGGCGCGGCAGGCGACCGGGCTGGACGACGCCGTGCTGGTGGCGCACGGGACGGTCCACGACCGGCCGGTCGTGGTGGCCGCGATGGACTTCCGCTTCCTCGGGGGCAGCCTGGGCTCGGCGGCGGGCGAGGCCGTGGCGACCGCGGCGGAGACCGCGCTCGGCTGCGGCTCGCCGCTGCTGCTCGTCACCGCCTCCGGCGGCGCCCGCATGCAGGAGGGCGTGATCTCCCTGATGCAGATGGCGCGGACCAGCAACGCCATGGCCGCGATGGACGAGGCCGGCCTGCTCACCCTCACGCTGATCACCGATCCCACCTTCGGCGGGGTGTCCGCCTCGTTCGTCACGCTGGCCGACGTGCTCATCGCCGAGCCCGGCGCCCGGATGGGCTTCGCCGGGCCGCGGGTGATCGAGCAGACCGTCAGGCAGCGGCTGCCGGAGAGGTTCCAGACCGCGGAGTTCCTGCTGGAGCACGGCCTCGTCGACACCGTCCTGCCCCGCCCCGAGGTGCCGAGGACGGTGGCGAACCTGCTCGGCGTCGCCGACGCGCCCGACGAGCGGTGGGGCGCGGACGTCAGGGACCCGATGGTGCGCGACCCCGCGCGGCTGGCGGCGCCGCCGGTCGAGGAGACCGTGCGCCGGGCCCGCGAGCTCGGCCGGCCGACCACCCTGGACCACATCGCCGGCTGGCTGGACGACTTCGCCGAGCTGCGCGGTGACCGCAGCGGCGAGGACTGCCGGGCCCTGGTCGGCGGGCTCGCCAGGCTCGACGGCCTCCCGGTCATGGTGATCGGCCACCAGAAGGGGCACGACCTCGACGCGCTCGTCCACCACAACTTCGGCATGCCGTCACCGGCCGGCTACCGCAAGGCGGCCCGGCTGATGCGGCTGGCGGCGAAGCTGCGCGTCCCGGTGATCACGCTGATCGACACGCCGGGCGCGCACCCGGGCGTGGACGCCGAACGCGGCGGCCAGGCCCACGCTATCGCGGAGTGCCTGCGCGTGATGGGCTCGCTGCCGGTGCCGATCGTGGCCGTGGTCAACGGCGAGGGCGGCAGCGGCGGCGCGCTGGCGCTGGCCGTCGCCGACCGGGTCCTGATGTGCGAGAACGCGATCTACTCCGTGATCAGCCCGGAGGGTTGCGCGGCCATCCTGTGGCGCGACGCGGAACGGCGCGCGGAGGCGGCGGCGGCGCTGCGGCTCAACGCCCGGTCGATGCTGGAGCTGGGCGTGATCGACGGCGTCGTCCCGGAACCGGCCGGTGGGGCGCACAACCGGCCGGACCGGGCCGGCCGCCTGGTACATGACGCGGTGGTGTGCGCGCTGCGGGACCTGCGCCGGCTGCCCGGCGTCCAGCTGGTCTCCGCTCGCCGGGCCCGGTTCCGCCGGTTCGGCTCCCCAGCGGCGTGA
- a CDS encoding acetyl-CoA carboxylase biotin carboxyl carrier protein: MTETRVESADEQRAVELGSLEAEMTRLGAEGAMEILCRSLSGVVGLAPFPPARASARFGCASIEVEWASPEPVPAAPAAVAAAAAVEEPEAEERHEVRAPLVGTFYRAQEPGAKPFVEVGDAVVAGQQVGIVEAMKLMNPVVAEVSGWVTDVVAGDGERVEFGQPLVFLRPGGQE; encoded by the coding sequence GTGACCGAGACACGTGTCGAGAGTGCGGACGAGCAGCGGGCGGTGGAGCTCGGTTCGCTGGAGGCGGAGATGACCAGACTCGGCGCGGAAGGGGCGATGGAGATCCTCTGCCGCAGCCTCAGCGGGGTGGTCGGCCTGGCGCCGTTCCCGCCGGCACGGGCGAGCGCGCGGTTCGGGTGCGCCAGCATCGAGGTCGAATGGGCCTCCCCCGAGCCCGTGCCGGCCGCGCCGGCGGCCGTCGCGGCGGCAGCGGCGGTGGAGGAGCCCGAGGCGGAGGAGCGGCACGAGGTGCGCGCCCCGCTGGTCGGGACGTTCTACCGGGCGCAGGAGCCGGGGGCCAAGCCGTTCGTCGAGGTGGGCGACGCCGTCGTCGCCGGCCAGCAGGTGGGCATCGTCGAGGCGATGAAGCTGATGAACCCGGTCGTCGCCGAGGTGTCCGGCTGGGTGACCGACGTCGTCGCCGGCGACGGCGAGCGGGTCGAGTTCGGGCAGCCGCTGGTGTTCCTGCGGCCAGGCGGGCAGGAATGA
- a CDS encoding cytochrome P450, producing the protein MDDAARSFPFTPADPLEPPQEYAELRRDQPVARVRLPSGDLAWLVSRYESVRQVLADDARFSREAITAPGAPRVLPIAEGSKSIFVMDPPEHTRLRRLVSKAFTGRRVEALRPRIQQITDDLLGAMVKGGPPADLMSGLAQPLPITVICELLGVPYADVGRFRQWTDLMLSFDRSMQDQVRQARERLNDYLTALIEAKRREPADDVLTVLIEARDEGDRLSQEELLAFGYTLLGAGYHATTASIAHAVLTLLREEDELRLLRSGDRPPLAAVDELLRRSQAGGGIGALRIATEDVRLDGVLIRAGEAVLPMINSANRDETVFDDADGLRLDRRPNPHLSFGHGIHHCLGAQLGRLELEIALGSLLRDLPGLRLAVPESGLRWNRGTAFSRPAELPLTW; encoded by the coding sequence ATGGACGATGCCGCGCGTTCGTTCCCGTTCACCCCGGCGGACCCGCTGGAGCCGCCCCAGGAGTACGCCGAGCTGAGACGCGACCAGCCCGTGGCCCGGGTGCGCCTGCCCTCGGGCGACCTGGCCTGGCTCGTGAGCCGGTACGAGAGCGTCCGCCAGGTGCTCGCCGACGACGCCCGCTTCAGCAGGGAGGCGATCACCGCGCCGGGGGCGCCCCGCGTGCTGCCCATCGCGGAGGGCTCCAAGTCGATCTTCGTGATGGACCCGCCCGAGCACACCCGGCTGCGCCGGCTCGTGTCCAAGGCGTTCACCGGGCGGCGGGTCGAGGCGCTGCGCCCCCGCATCCAGCAGATCACCGACGACCTGCTCGGCGCGATGGTGAAGGGCGGGCCGCCGGCCGACCTGATGAGCGGCCTGGCCCAGCCGCTGCCGATCACCGTCATCTGCGAGCTGCTCGGCGTCCCCTACGCCGACGTCGGCCGCTTCCGGCAGTGGACGGACCTCATGCTGAGCTTCGACCGCTCGATGCAGGACCAGGTCAGGCAGGCGCGGGAACGGCTGAACGACTACCTCACCGCGCTCATCGAGGCCAAGCGCAGGGAGCCGGCCGACGACGTGCTGACCGTGCTGATCGAGGCGCGGGACGAGGGCGACCGGCTGTCCCAGGAGGAGCTGCTCGCCTTCGGCTACACCCTCCTCGGGGCCGGCTACCACGCGACCACCGCGAGCATCGCGCACGCGGTGCTCACCCTGCTGCGCGAGGAGGACGAGCTGCGCCTGCTGCGCAGCGGAGACCGGCCGCCCCTCGCCGCGGTGGACGAGCTGCTGCGCAGGTCGCAGGCCGGCGGCGGCATCGGCGCGCTGCGCATCGCGACGGAGGACGTACGGCTCGACGGCGTGCTGATCCGCGCGGGGGAGGCCGTCCTCCCCATGATCAACTCGGCGAACCGGGACGAGACGGTCTTCGACGACGCCGACGGGCTCCGGCTGGACCGCAGGCCCAACCCCCACCTGTCCTTCGGGCACGGCATCCACCACTGCCTCGGCGCGCAGCTCGGCCGGCTCGAACTGGAGATCGCCCTCGGCTCCCTGCTGCGGGACCTGCCCGGACTCCGGCTCGCCGTCCCCGAGTCCGGCCTGCGGTGGAACCGGGGCACGGCGTTCTCCCGGCCGGCGGAGCTGCCGCTGACCTGGTGA
- the asnB gene encoding asparagine synthase (glutamine-hydrolyzing) has protein sequence MCGIAGWVDFARDLSGEHRTIDAMTDTLTPRGPDARGVWCAGHAALGHTRTSVIDLTGGVQPMTAEEDGRTIAVITYSGEVYNFRELRNELEQRGHRFRTRSDTEVVLRSYLEWGADCATRLEGMFSFGVWDVRDQSLLLVRDRFGIKPLFYSLRPGGVLFASEPKALLAHPETGTAVDLDGLREVFSTAKQPGQTVFRDQREVRPGHTLTVRPGKVVERRYWALSARPHTEDLDGTVDHVRSLLEDIVLRELVSDVPLCTTLSGGLDSSAVTALAARWQRKVNGERVRSVTTTYVGYSENFRPDDTRDTADAPYAAELARHVDADHTDIVLDTAALTDPEARKAAMTAQDMPTTVGDMDTSFYLMLRAIRQHSTVALTGETADEIFGGFRWVHDDELVRSGTFPWVANEKRQPGCANGQGRGLFDRSFLQKLDMDRYYADNYHQALAEAPHQEGEDEREHLMRSVCYVKLARWLPMLLDRSDRLAMTSGLETRVPFCDHRLVEYVYNVPWAFKTFDGREKSLLRAAVKDLLPPSVLDRRKSPYPVTQDPAYTRALHQELADLLADPNAPVLPLLDRSAADEVLRHPKDVAQDWPSRMNVEMALQFNSWLKHYGVSLEL, from the coding sequence ATGTGCGGCATCGCCGGTTGGGTGGACTTCGCACGCGATCTGTCCGGGGAGCACCGGACGATCGACGCGATGACCGACACCCTGACACCTCGTGGTCCCGATGCCAGAGGCGTCTGGTGCGCCGGGCACGCGGCGCTGGGGCACACCAGGACATCGGTCATCGACCTCACGGGCGGCGTCCAGCCCATGACGGCCGAGGAGGACGGCCGCACGATCGCGGTGATCACCTACAGCGGCGAGGTCTACAACTTCCGCGAGCTGCGCAACGAGCTGGAGCAGCGCGGCCACCGCTTCCGCACCAGGAGCGACACGGAGGTCGTCCTGCGCTCCTACCTCGAATGGGGCGCCGACTGCGCCACGCGCCTGGAGGGCATGTTCTCCTTCGGCGTCTGGGACGTGCGCGACCAGAGCCTGCTGCTCGTCCGCGACCGGTTCGGCATCAAGCCGCTGTTCTACAGCCTGCGCCCCGGCGGCGTGCTGTTCGCCTCCGAGCCGAAGGCGCTGCTGGCGCACCCGGAGACCGGCACCGCCGTCGACCTCGACGGCCTGCGCGAGGTCTTCTCCACCGCCAAGCAGCCGGGGCAGACGGTCTTCCGCGACCAGCGGGAGGTGCGGCCCGGCCACACCCTGACCGTACGGCCCGGCAAGGTCGTCGAGCGGCGCTACTGGGCGCTGAGCGCGCGGCCCCACACCGAGGACCTGGACGGCACCGTCGACCACGTCCGGTCCCTGCTGGAGGACATCGTCCTGCGCGAGCTGGTGTCCGACGTGCCCCTGTGCACGACGCTGTCCGGCGGCCTCGACTCCAGCGCGGTCACCGCGCTCGCCGCCCGCTGGCAGCGCAAGGTCAACGGGGAGCGGGTGCGCAGCGTCACGACCACGTACGTCGGCTACAGCGAGAACTTCCGCCCCGACGACACCAGGGACACCGCGGACGCGCCGTACGCGGCCGAGCTCGCCCGCCACGTGGACGCCGACCACACCGACATCGTGCTGGACACCGCCGCCCTGACCGACCCGGAGGCCCGCAAGGCCGCCATGACGGCGCAGGACATGCCCACCACGGTCGGGGACATGGACACCTCGTTCTACCTGATGCTGCGCGCCATCCGGCAGCACTCGACGGTGGCGCTGACGGGGGAGACCGCCGACGAGATCTTCGGCGGCTTCCGCTGGGTGCACGACGACGAGCTCGTCCGCTCCGGCACCTTCCCCTGGGTGGCGAACGAGAAGCGGCAGCCGGGCTGCGCCAACGGGCAGGGCCGCGGCCTGTTCGACCGGAGCTTCCTGCAGAAGCTGGACATGGACCGGTACTACGCCGACAACTACCACCAGGCGCTCGCGGAGGCCCCGCACCAGGAGGGCGAGGACGAGCGGGAGCACCTGATGCGCTCGGTCTGCTACGTCAAGCTGGCGCGCTGGCTGCCCATGCTGCTGGACCGCAGCGACCGGCTGGCGATGACGTCCGGGCTGGAGACCCGGGTCCCGTTCTGCGACCACCGGCTCGTCGAGTACGTCTACAACGTGCCCTGGGCGTTCAAGACCTTCGACGGGCGGGAGAAGAGCCTGCTGCGCGCAGCCGTGAAGGACCTCCTGCCGCCCTCCGTCCTGGACCGCCGCAAGAGCCCCTACCCGGTGACGCAGGACCCCGCCTACACGCGGGCGCTGCACCAGGAGCTGGCCGACCTGCTGGCCGACCCGAACGCGCCGGTCCTGCCGCTGCTCGACCGGTCCGCCGCCGACGAGGTGCTCAGGCACCCGAAGGACGTGGCGCAGGACTGGCCGAGCCGGATGAACGTGGAGATGGCGCTGCAGTTCAACTCCTGGCTCAAGCACTACGGCGTGAGCCTGGAGCTGTGA
- a CDS encoding FAD-dependent oxidoreductase: MKADMDGRATPRDLRVLVIGGGIGGLCLAQGLRRAGVDVRVYERDAAVHRRNQGYRLHISPEGEQALRECLPPEAAALLTATANSRYGYGMAVYDERLAEQWSPRFTDPRADDPDKVDAVDRVTLRYVLLAGLDGIVSFGKQFTGYELTADGEVTARFADGTSATGSVLVAADGVNSTVRAQCRPADRPRDLGIRTIFGRIPMADAVRDGLPGTLQDRFTWIMGTDGHKLGLMPMVFRVPPEEAVARLWPGLVIEESEDYFMSVFSMHRSLLGMPDEELFAMDGARLWELVRERTARWDPHLRRILAAASTDATFAVAVRATRPIEPWEPGPVIPLGDAVHAMPPSGGVGANTAVRDAAVLCRALVAVERGAVSLEAAAASYQGEMLKYATEALNTSLEVARWSLGRNDLDDLDDLDG, encoded by the coding sequence ATGAAGGCGGACATGGACGGGCGGGCGACACCGCGGGACCTCCGGGTCCTCGTGATCGGCGGCGGCATCGGCGGGCTCTGCCTCGCCCAGGGACTGCGCCGGGCGGGGGTGGACGTGCGGGTGTACGAGAGGGACGCCGCGGTCCACCGCCGCAACCAGGGCTACCGCCTGCACATCAGCCCGGAGGGCGAGCAGGCCCTGCGCGAGTGCCTGCCGCCCGAGGCGGCCGCGCTGCTGACGGCGACGGCGAACTCCCGCTACGGGTACGGCATGGCCGTCTACGACGAGCGCCTCGCCGAGCAGTGGTCGCCGCGGTTCACCGACCCGAGGGCGGACGACCCGGACAAGGTGGACGCGGTGGACCGGGTGACCCTGCGCTACGTGCTGCTCGCCGGGCTCGACGGCATCGTCTCCTTCGGCAAGCAGTTCACCGGGTACGAGCTGACGGCGGACGGCGAGGTCACCGCCCGCTTCGCCGACGGGACGAGCGCCACCGGCTCCGTGCTGGTCGCCGCCGACGGCGTCAACTCGACCGTACGGGCCCAGTGCCGCCCCGCGGACCGGCCGCGCGACCTCGGCATCCGCACGATCTTCGGCCGGATCCCGATGGCGGACGCCGTCCGCGACGGCCTCCCCGGGACGCTGCAGGACCGGTTCACGTGGATCATGGGCACCGACGGCCACAAGCTGGGGCTGATGCCGATGGTCTTCCGCGTCCCGCCGGAGGAGGCGGTGGCGCGGCTGTGGCCCGGCCTGGTCATCGAGGAGTCCGAGGACTACTTCATGTCGGTGTTCTCCATGCACCGCTCGCTGCTGGGCATGCCGGACGAGGAGCTGTTCGCGATGGACGGCGCCCGGCTCTGGGAGCTGGTGCGCGAGCGCACCGCCCGCTGGGACCCGCACCTCCGCAGGATCCTGGCCGCCGCGAGCACCGACGCGACGTTCGCGGTGGCCGTGCGCGCGACGCGGCCGATCGAGCCGTGGGAGCCGGGGCCGGTCATCCCGCTGGGCGACGCCGTGCACGCGATGCCGCCGTCCGGCGGGGTGGGGGCGAACACGGCCGTCCGCGACGCCGCCGTCCTGTGCCGGGCGCTGGTCGCGGTGGAGCGCGGCGCGGTGTCGCTGGAGGCGGCGGCGGCCTCCTACCAGGGGGAGATGCTGAAGTACGCGACGGAGGCGCTGAACACGTCGCTGGAGGTCGCCAGGTGGTCGCTCGGCCGCAACGACCTCGACGACCTCGACGACCTCGACGGGTGA
- a CDS encoding methyltransferase, with protein sequence MNAVPPELELVQRMGELRPHEWSTGLILRGAALLGLADHLGGGPRTAAELAEATGTHAPSLARFLRACVVTGIVTPAGPDGYALTELGRVLRSGGPSLRGFVIAVNGPGLMRPWERIEQTLRTGRPSATDTLGSDLWGYYARHPDEARHYAESLVPVCGLAAAVLTSVLDLSGARTVVDVGGCPGTLLAAVLAAAPRARGVLLDLPAMLPHVKEIVAGHPAADRMALTGGDFLESVPAGGDLYLLKHVLSDLDEAGARTVAGNCLAAAAPGSRLLVIDWVTTGKPSFAHVTDIDAMVTFGGRIRSEDELTGLLREAGFRDVRRLAVPGQEDDPLAFVEAIRP encoded by the coding sequence ATGAACGCCGTACCCCCGGAGCTCGAACTGGTCCAGAGGATGGGCGAGCTGCGGCCGCACGAGTGGAGCACCGGGCTGATCCTGCGCGGCGCCGCGCTGCTGGGCCTGGCCGACCACCTGGGCGGCGGCCCGCGCACCGCCGCCGAGCTCGCCGAGGCGACCGGGACGCACGCGCCGAGCCTGGCCCGGTTCCTGCGGGCCTGCGTCGTGACCGGGATCGTGACGCCCGCGGGGCCGGACGGGTACGCGCTCACGGAGCTCGGCCGGGTGCTGCGCTCCGGCGGGCCCTCGCTGCGCGGTTTCGTCATCGCGGTCAACGGCCCGGGGCTCATGCGGCCGTGGGAACGGATCGAGCAGACGCTGCGCACCGGGCGGCCCTCCGCCACGGACACGCTGGGCTCGGACCTGTGGGGGTACTACGCGCGGCATCCGGACGAGGCCCGCCACTACGCGGAGAGCCTGGTCCCGGTGTGCGGGCTCGCCGCGGCGGTGCTCACCTCCGTCCTCGACCTGAGCGGCGCCAGGACGGTCGTGGACGTGGGCGGCTGCCCGGGAACGCTGCTCGCCGCGGTCCTGGCGGCCGCCCCTCGGGCGCGGGGCGTGCTGCTCGACCTGCCCGCGATGCTCCCGCACGTCAAGGAGATCGTCGCCGGGCACCCCGCCGCGGACCGCATGGCCCTCACCGGCGGCGACTTCCTGGAGTCGGTGCCCGCCGGCGGGGACCTCTACCTGCTCAAGCACGTCCTGAGCGACCTGGACGAGGCCGGCGCGCGCACCGTCGCCGGCAACTGCCTCGCCGCCGCCGCGCCCGGCTCGCGGCTGCTCGTCATCGACTGGGTGACGACCGGGAAGCCGTCGTTCGCGCACGTCACCGACATCGACGCGATGGTCACCTTCGGGGGCCGGATCCGGTCCGAGGACGAGCTGACCGGCCTGCTGCGCGAGGCCGGCTTCCGGGACGTCCGGCGGCTCGCCGTGCCCGGCCAGGAGGACGACCCCCTCGCCTTCGTCGAGGCGATCCGCCCCTGA